From the Anguilla anguilla isolate fAngAng1 chromosome 6, fAngAng1.pri, whole genome shotgun sequence genome, one window contains:
- the rsph3 gene encoding radial spoke head protein 3 homolog isoform X1 yields MQTKKEVRDSTYTFASRPRALQNRSKYRESAAESNDGGGIHVNIMYDRRVVRGNTYAQSILPVTAQTDPVEIQKQQEARRRAIARRRAKAQFRSQTPEAVEGRQHMDVQTELYLEELSDLVEESSVECQTDAFLDKPPSPLFVPAKTGRDVATQIEDGELFDFDLEVRPLLETLVGKTVEQSLLEVMEEEELASLRAQQRAYEELHNLELVEAQRLEERERRHRQEKALRSDRAMRERGCTSRPQQKRKRVGSLSEQEGEVMYAFAKGQSEHFHRGPRSTLSTSPWRQERRLRQQREVLRKERETVEKMAARAFAQQYLVDLLPSVYTTLRDHGFFYDPVERDVETGFLPWVMTQVNGNLEKRCVGRAVLDMLIRDVTQRKSHLFQQMAHMSSDPS; encoded by the exons ATGCAGACGAAAAAGGAAGTCAGAGACAGTACTTACACGTTTGCCAGTCGCCCTAGAGCTCTACAAAACCGAAGCAAGTACAGGGAGTCCGCAGCTGAATC AAATGACGGGGGTGGAATCCACGTGAACATCATGTATGACCGGCGGGTCGTCAGGGGCAACACATATGCGCAGAGCATTCTGCCGGTG ACGGCGCAGACAGATCCGGTTGAGATTCAGAAGCAGCAGGAGGCCAGGAGGAGAGCCATCGCCCGCCGCAGGGCCAAGGCCCAGTTCCGCTCCCAGACACCGGAGGCAGTAGAGGGCAGGCAGCACATGGATGTTCAGACAG AGCTGTACCTGGAGGAGCTGAGTGACCTGGTGGAGGAGTCCAGTGTGGAATGCCAGACAGACGCGTTCCTGGACAAACCGCCCAGCCCCCTCTTCGTCCCGGCCAAGACCGGCAGAGACGTGGCCACTCAGATCGAGGATGGAGAG CTGTTTGACTTTGACCTGGAggtgcgccccctgctggagacgCTGGTGGGGAAGACGGTGGAGCAGTCTCTGCtggaggtgatggaggaggaggagctggccagCCTGCGGGCCCAGCAGCGAGCCTACGAGGAGCTGCACAACCTGGAGCTGGTGGAGGCGCAGaggctggaggagagggagcggcGCCACCGCCAGGAGAAG GCGTTGAGGTCAGACAGGgcgatgagagagagaggctgcaccAGCAGGCCAcagcagaagaggaagagagtagGGTCTCTGTCAGAGCAGGAAGGGGAAGTGATGTACGCGTTCGCTaagggccaatcagagcacttCCACAGAGGGCCGCGTTCAACGCTGTCGACATCGCCCTGGCGACAG gagcgcaGGCTGCGGCAGCAGAGGGAGGTGTTGcggaaggagagggagacggTGGAGAAGATGGCGGCTCGGGCCTTTGCTCAGCAGTACCTGGTGGACCTGCTCCCGTCCGTCTACACCACGCTGCGGGACCACGGGTTCTTCTACGACCCCGTGGAGAGAG ACGTGGAGACTGGGTTCCTCCCCTGGGTGATGACACAAGTAAACGGAAATTTGGAGAAACGATGCGTAGGGAGGGCTGTTCTGGACA TGCTCATCCGTGACGTCACCCAGCGCAAGTCCCACCTCTTCCAGCAGATGGCGCACATGTCATCCGATCCCAGCTGA
- the rsph3 gene encoding radial spoke head protein 3 homolog isoform X2, whose translation MQTKKEVRDSTYTFASRPRALQNRSKYRESAAESNDGGGIHVNIMYDRRVVRGNTYAQSILPVTAQTDPVEIQKQQEARRRAIARRRAKAQFRSQTPEAVEGRQHMDVQTELYLEELSDLVEESSVECQTDAFLDKPPSPLFVPAKTGRDVATQIEDGELFDFDLEVRPLLETLVGKTVEQSLLEVMEEEELASLRAQQRAYEELHNLELVEAQRLEERERRHRQEKERRLRQQREVLRKERETVEKMAARAFAQQYLVDLLPSVYTTLRDHGFFYDPVERDVETGFLPWVMTQVNGNLEKRCVGRAVLDMLIRDVTQRKSHLFQQMAHMSSDPS comes from the exons ATGCAGACGAAAAAGGAAGTCAGAGACAGTACTTACACGTTTGCCAGTCGCCCTAGAGCTCTACAAAACCGAAGCAAGTACAGGGAGTCCGCAGCTGAATC AAATGACGGGGGTGGAATCCACGTGAACATCATGTATGACCGGCGGGTCGTCAGGGGCAACACATATGCGCAGAGCATTCTGCCGGTG ACGGCGCAGACAGATCCGGTTGAGATTCAGAAGCAGCAGGAGGCCAGGAGGAGAGCCATCGCCCGCCGCAGGGCCAAGGCCCAGTTCCGCTCCCAGACACCGGAGGCAGTAGAGGGCAGGCAGCACATGGATGTTCAGACAG AGCTGTACCTGGAGGAGCTGAGTGACCTGGTGGAGGAGTCCAGTGTGGAATGCCAGACAGACGCGTTCCTGGACAAACCGCCCAGCCCCCTCTTCGTCCCGGCCAAGACCGGCAGAGACGTGGCCACTCAGATCGAGGATGGAGAG CTGTTTGACTTTGACCTGGAggtgcgccccctgctggagacgCTGGTGGGGAAGACGGTGGAGCAGTCTCTGCtggaggtgatggaggaggaggagctggccagCCTGCGGGCCCAGCAGCGAGCCTACGAGGAGCTGCACAACCTGGAGCTGGTGGAGGCGCAGaggctggaggagagggagcggcGCCACCGCCAGGAGAAG gagcgcaGGCTGCGGCAGCAGAGGGAGGTGTTGcggaaggagagggagacggTGGAGAAGATGGCGGCTCGGGCCTTTGCTCAGCAGTACCTGGTGGACCTGCTCCCGTCCGTCTACACCACGCTGCGGGACCACGGGTTCTTCTACGACCCCGTGGAGAGAG ACGTGGAGACTGGGTTCCTCCCCTGGGTGATGACACAAGTAAACGGAAATTTGGAGAAACGATGCGTAGGGAGGGCTGTTCTGGACA TGCTCATCCGTGACGTCACCCAGCGCAAGTCCCACCTCTTCCAGCAGATGGCGCACATGTCATCCGATCCCAGCTGA
- the tagapb gene encoding T cell activation RhoGTPase activating protein b, with protein MTVLSGSVASKTPASGMDSVIQLPTDGTAPPAVKEGPLCNTEDKACRPIENTGSRRWSFFLRKLRESSSLSVPAPSADPASPKTLLFGQQLSKVCPEEDKLPKPITDMLMLLLKKGIFAEGVFRKAANARSVKEIREQLNSGVDVDMESKPVTLLAALFKDFLRQIPGSLLVAEQYGDWMQALEREDIQERHAQLKQMIDRLPPTNGVLLRHLLCVLHHISLNAGANKMDARNLAICIAPNLLQHHSLDTETVSKVTDLTQFLIENCREIFGEQIQSLLGDPDEEELVDNLDSRSSHQHDSAYDSTDPDAEGDSGDPAVGGPLKACGSAEEEEDEPRLPGCQDDRPTPKPLPRRRSEPALFPSAVAAGNRLGSLARSHDDFSGGLGFQEQPLKKQVSEDSFLLSGSHQRQGGAEPLAPLPLRTAPAAPQKDSSCSSSCSLESSFSNQSESSVFTSSPLPSPSCSRRSLFPRHQSFHLGKGGEDAPSPAPLPPQPEKEVKEVKEVKEVKRRAQSMRIGGKMRVRSWSAFSRGGSLKKGDPQKEGAPFPCETLQEDSLSETAPPDHAPARPRPRPLSAVEVFQQVDSRLAAKPPAYEQALLSGVQLAPPQYRTLTVRGARELERKSRPVSVSDDLLLRTHPACDLTGCHAQDTPALAPPALAPAPPPSMFRPRAMSASAPCDPHQKVIRRCSQPLFEEISYAKESYV; from the exons ATGACGGTGTTGAGCGGCAGCGTCGCT agtAAAACCCCGGCTAGCGGAATGGATTCAGTCATTCAGCTGCCTACAGAT GGCACTGCCCCCCCGGCTGTGAAGGAGGGGCCATTGTGTAACACGGAAGACAAAGCCTGCCGCCCGATTG AGAACACCGGCAGCCGGAGGTGGAGCTTCTTCCTGAGGAAACTGCGGGagagctcctccctctctgtccccgccccctccgctgaccccgcctcccccaaGACCCTCCTCTTCGGCCAGCAGCTGTCCAAAGTCTGCCCCGAGGAGGACAAGCTCCCGAAGCCAATCACG gacaTGCTGATGCTGCTCCTGAAGAAAGGCATCTTTGCAGAGGGAGTGTTCCGGAAGGCAGCGAATGCCCGCAGCGTGAAGGAGATCCGTGAGCAGCTGAACAGCGGTGTGGACGTGGACATGGAGTCCAAACCCGTCACCCTCCTGGCCGCACTCTTTAAG GACTTCCTCCGGCAGATCCCGGGCAGCTTGCTGGTGGCTGAACAGTACGGAGACTGGATGCAggccctggagagagaggacatcCAGGAACGACACGCCCAGCTCAAACA GATGATTGACAGACTCCCGCCCACCAATGGGGTGCTCCTGCGACACCTCCTGTGCGTGCTCCACCACATCAGCCTCAATGCCGGCGCTAACAAGATGGACGCCAGGAACCTGGCCATCTGCATCGCGCCCAAcctgctgcagcaccacagCCTGGACACTGAGACCGTCAGCAAG GTTACGGACCTGACGCAGTTCCTAATTGAGAACTGCCGTGAGATTTTCGGGGAGCAGATCCAGTCTCTGCTTGGAGACCCGGATGAGGAAGAGCTCGTTGATAACTTGG ATTCCAGGTCGTCCCATCAGCACGACTCGGCGTATGACAGCACTGACCCCGACGCAGAAGGAGATTCGGGGGACCCCGCTGTGGGGGGACCGCTCAAGGCGTGTGGCAgcgctgaggaggaggaggatgagccccgcctccccggtTGCCAGGACGACAGGCCGACGCCCAAGCCCTTGCCCCGCCGCCGCTCGGAACCCGCCCTCTTCCCCTCCGCCGTTGCCGCCGGCAACCGGCTCGGCAGCCTGGCCCGTAGCCATGACGACTTCTCTGGCGGCCTGGGGTTCCAGGAGCAGCCGCTGAAGAAGCAGGTGTCAGAGGACTCCTTCCTGCTGTCCGGGTCCCATCAGAGACAGGGCGGGGCTGAGCCTTTAGCCCCGCTTCCTCTCAGGACCGCCCCCGCCGCTCCCCAGAAGGacagctcctgctcctcctcctgctccctggAGAGCTCCTtctccaaccaatcagagagctctgTCTTCACCAGCTCTCCgctgccctccccctcctgctccaggAGGTCCCTGTTCCCCCGACACCAGTCCTTCCACCTGGGCAAAGGAGGGGAGGACGccccctcgcccgcccccctccccccacagccagagaaggaggtgaaggaggtgaaggaggtgaaggaggtgaAGAGGCGGGCCCAGTCCATGAGGATTGGTGGGAAGATGCGGGTCCGGAGCTGGAGCGCCTTCAGTCGGGGCGGGAGCCTGAAAAAGGGGGACCCCCAGAAAGAGGGGGCGCCCTTCCCCTGCGAGACCCTGCAGGAGGACTCGCTGAGCGAGACCGCGCCGCCGGACCACGCCCccgccaggccccgcccccggccgcTGTCCGCCGTGGAGGTGTTCCAGCAGGTGGACAGCCGGCTGGCCGCCAAGCCCCCGGCGTACGAGCAGGCCCTGCTGAGCGGGGTGCAGCTGGCCCCCCCGCAGTACCGCACCCTGACTGTGAGAGGCGCCAGAGAGCTGGAGCGGAAGTCCCGCCCCGTGTCCGTCAGCGACGACCTGCTCCTCCGCACCCACCCCGCCTGTGACCTCACGGGCTGCCATGCCCAGGACACGCCCGCTTTGGCCCCTCCCGCTCTGgctccggctccgcccccctccatGTTCCGCCCGAGGGCCATGTCCGCTTCCGCCCCCTGTGACCCACACCAGAAGGTGATCCGCAGATGCAGCCAGCCACTGTTTGAGGAAATATCGTACGCCAAGGAGTCCTATGTGTGA